The following coding sequences lie in one Silene latifolia isolate original U9 population chromosome 5, ASM4854445v1, whole genome shotgun sequence genomic window:
- the LOC141655826 gene encoding low affinity inorganic phosphate transporter 1-like, producing the protein MAEDNRNVLNALDVAKTQWYHFTAIVVAGMGFFTDAYDLFSISLVTKLLGRIYYTHANATKPGTLPPNVSAAVNGVAFCGTLSGQLFFGWLGDKLGRKKVYGLTLMMMVLCSIASGLSFGNDPKSVMATLCFFRFWLGFGIGGDYPLSATIMSEYSNKKTRGAFIAAVFAMQGFGNLTGGILALIVSTAFKAAFPAPAYQDNAPASLVPQADYVWRIILMFGAVPALLTYYWRMKMPETARYTALVANNSTKAASDMAKVLKTEIQNNVEKPKDLSSSSAAASEKKGNQFGLFTNKFIKRHGLHLLGTTSSWFLLDIAFYSNNLFQKDIFSAVGWLPAAKSMSALQEVYMVARAQTLVSLCGTVPGYWFTVFFIDILGRFAIQLMGFALMTAFMFGLAIPYHHWTTPGNHIGFIIMYAFTFFFANFGPNATTFVVPAEIFPARLRSTCHGISSAAGKLGAIIGAFGFLYLAQSPDPAKTDAGYPPGIGVRNSLMILGGICGLGFFTTFLVPEAKGKSLEEMSREHNDEDEEGVQQGYSDNRTVPV; encoded by the coding sequence ATGGCTGAAGATAATCGAAATGTACTGAATGCACTTGATGTAGCTAAGACACAATGGTACCATTTCACCGCGATAGTGGTAGCGGGTATGGGATTCTTCACGGACGCCTATGATCTCTTTAGTATATCCCTGGTTACAAAGCTCCTAGGCCGTATTTATTACACGCACGCTAATGCTACAAAACCCGGTACATTGCCACCCAATGTCTCGGCCGCTGTCAATGGTGTCGCTTTTTGCGGGACACTCTCTGGTCAGCTATTCTTCGGGTGGCTCGGAGACAAGTTGGGTCGTAAAAAGGTCTATGGTCTGACCCTAATGATGATGGTCCTATGCTCCATTGCTTCTGGGCTCTCATTCGGGAACGACCCAAAATCCGTGATGGCCACTCTATGTTTCTTCAGGTTTTGGCTTGGGTTTGGAATTGGAGGAGATTACCCTCTTTCGGCCACAATAATGTCCGAATATTCCAACAAGAAGACGCGTGGGGCCTTCATTGCCGCGGTGTTTGCTATGCAAGGGTTCGGGAACTTAACTGGTGGGATTCTCGCATTAATTGTGTCAACCGCTTTCAAAGCTGCGTTCCCTGCACCTGCGTACCAGGATAATGCACCCGCTTCCCTAGTCCCACAAGCCGACTATGTGTGGCGGATCATTCTCATGTTCGGGGCTGTCCCGGCCTTGTTGACATACTACTGGCGTATGAAGATGCCAGAGACCGCTAGGTACACCGCCCTCGTGGCAAATAACTCCACGAAAGCCGCCTCAGACATGGCCAAAGTTCTCAAGACAGAAATCCAAAACAATGTCGAAAAACCCAAagatttatcatcatcatcagcagCAGCATCCGAAAAGAAGGGTAATCAATTCGGGTTATTTACAAACAAGTTCATCAAACGGCACGGGCTCCATTTGTTGGGGACCACCAGTTCTTGGTTCCTCCTAGATATTGCCTTTTATAGTAACAACCTTTTCCAAAAAGACATTTTTAGCGCAGTAGGCTGGCTTCCGGCTGCAAAGTCCATGAGTGCTCTCCAAGAGGTGTATATGGTAGCGCGGGCGCAAACCCTTGTCTCCTTATGTGGGACTGTCCCCGGGTACTGGTTTACAGTCTTTTTTATCGACATCTTAGGCCGGTTTGCCATCCAATTAATGGGGTTTGCGTTGATGACCGCCTTCATGTTTGGACTAGCCATCCCTTACCACCATTGGACTACTCCAGGGAACCACATTGGGTTTATAATCATGtacgccttcactttcttctttgcaAACTTTGGACCAAACGCAACTACGTTTGTGGTCCCCGCTGAGATATTTCCAGCTCGGTTAAGGTCTACTTGTCACGGGATATCGTCTGCTGCAGGGAAGTTAGGGGCGATCATAGGTGCGTTTGGATTCTTGTACTTGGCTCAGTCCCCTGATCCAGCTAAGACAGATGCAGGGTATCCACCGGGTATTGGAGTTAGGAACTCGTTGATGATATTGGGCGGAATTTGTGGGCTCGGGTTTTTTACGACGTTTCTTGTGCCGGAAGCTAAAGGGAAGTCCTTGGAAGAGATGTCACGTGAGCATAATGATGAAGATGAAGAGGGAGTTCAGCAAGGTTATTCGGACAATAGAACAGTCCCGGTTTGA